From Leptospira ryugenii, a single genomic window includes:
- the katG gene encoding catalase/peroxidase HPI: MNQSFPAKVGLLALMALLSVPISAQTQEKTNHLFFWPERLDLAPLRQHSPESNPLGRQYEYAKEFKTVDIAKLKEEIKALMTTSQEWWPSDYGHYGPFFIRMAWHSAGTYRTLDGRGGAGGGQQRFEPLNSWPDNANLDKARRLLWPIKKKYGKKVSWADLMVLTGNVALESMGFKTYGFAGGRTDDWEADIVYWGPEKKFLADERYKGDRKLDNPLAAVQMGLIYVNPEGPNGNPDPLLAAKDIRETFGRMAMNDEETVALIAGGHTFGKAHGKADPSKHVGAEPAAAGIEEQGFGWKNSYKKGNAEDTITSGLEGAWTANPTKWTTQYLNNLFGFEWVQTKSPAGAIQWIPKDGAASNMVPDAHDKTLRHAPIMFTTDLALKFDPSYQVIAKRFKDNPKEFELAFAKAWFKLTHRDMGPLSKYIWEKEPKETLIWQDPIPSVDHKLIGEKEIKSLKGKILGSGLTIPELVRTAWAAAASFRSTDMRGGANGGRLRLSPQREWTVNNPDELKKVLKELTEIQREFNESGKKVSLADVIVLGGVAAVEEAAKKAGVKVSVPFTPGRMDASQESTDVKSFAVLEPKADAFRNYYGDGNYLSPTEALVDRANMLSLTVPEMTVLVGGLRALNANSANSKHGVLTQRPGVLSNDFFVNLLDMSTKWQKSSDNAAVYEGIDRKTGAKKWSATSVDLIFGSHSELRSVAEVYASDDAKEKFVKDFVNAWNKVMMLDRFDIKK, from the coding sequence ATGAACCAGTCCTTTCCAGCGAAAGTGGGACTCTTAGCCCTCATGGCCCTGCTAAGCGTTCCCATATCCGCCCAAACCCAAGAAAAAACAAACCATCTCTTCTTTTGGCCAGAGAGGCTAGACCTAGCCCCTCTCCGCCAACACTCACCAGAATCAAACCCTTTGGGTAGACAGTATGAGTATGCAAAAGAATTCAAAACCGTCGACATCGCCAAACTCAAAGAAGAAATTAAGGCATTGATGACCACAAGCCAGGAGTGGTGGCCGTCTGATTATGGACACTATGGGCCTTTTTTCATTCGTATGGCTTGGCACAGTGCTGGAACCTATCGAACCTTAGATGGTCGTGGCGGAGCGGGTGGTGGCCAACAACGATTTGAACCACTCAACAGTTGGCCGGACAATGCAAACTTGGACAAGGCACGAAGGCTTTTATGGCCTATCAAAAAGAAATACGGAAAAAAAGTTTCTTGGGCAGATTTGATGGTATTAACAGGAAACGTGGCTTTGGAATCCATGGGATTTAAAACCTATGGATTTGCCGGAGGTAGGACCGATGATTGGGAAGCAGACATCGTGTATTGGGGACCAGAAAAGAAGTTCCTTGCCGACGAACGATACAAAGGCGATCGAAAGTTAGACAATCCATTAGCCGCCGTACAGATGGGTCTTATCTATGTAAATCCCGAAGGGCCAAACGGCAACCCTGATCCACTTCTTGCTGCAAAAGATATTAGAGAAACATTCGGTAGAATGGCAATGAACGATGAAGAGACTGTTGCTTTGATTGCCGGAGGACATACATTTGGTAAGGCTCACGGAAAGGCGGATCCTTCTAAACATGTAGGTGCTGAACCCGCTGCGGCTGGTATCGAAGAACAAGGCTTTGGCTGGAAAAACAGCTATAAAAAAGGAAACGCAGAAGATACCATAACCAGTGGTTTAGAAGGCGCATGGACCGCAAATCCAACAAAATGGACTACTCAATATCTGAACAATTTGTTCGGTTTTGAATGGGTGCAGACAAAAAGTCCTGCCGGTGCAATCCAATGGATTCCAAAAGATGGGGCAGCATCAAACATGGTACCTGATGCGCATGACAAAACACTTCGACATGCTCCTATCATGTTTACAACCGACTTGGCATTAAAATTTGATCCAAGTTACCAAGTAATCGCAAAACGATTCAAAGACAACCCCAAAGAGTTCGAACTGGCCTTTGCCAAAGCTTGGTTCAAATTGACTCATAGAGATATGGGACCACTTTCAAAATATATTTGGGAAAAAGAGCCGAAAGAAACTTTAATCTGGCAGGATCCAATTCCAAGCGTAGACCACAAACTCATCGGTGAAAAAGAAATCAAATCCTTGAAAGGAAAGATTTTAGGATCAGGCCTTACAATCCCTGAATTAGTGAGAACTGCTTGGGCAGCGGCGGCTTCCTTCCGAAGCACTGATATGCGTGGTGGTGCAAATGGTGGAAGGTTAAGACTTTCTCCACAGAGAGAGTGGACTGTAAACAATCCTGATGAATTGAAAAAGGTCTTAAAAGAACTTACTGAGATCCAGAGAGAGTTCAATGAGAGCGGAAAAAAAGTTTCATTGGCCGACGTGATTGTATTAGGTGGAGTTGCTGCCGTAGAAGAAGCCGCAAAAAAGGCTGGAGTAAAGGTAAGTGTTCCATTTACACCAGGACGTATGGATGCTTCACAAGAAAGTACTGATGTAAAATCATTTGCCGTTCTTGAACCAAAGGCAGATGCCTTCCGAAACTACTATGGAGATGGCAACTACCTATCACCCACAGAAGCACTTGTTGATCGAGCCAACATGTTGAGCTTAACAGTTCCCGAGATGACTGTGCTTGTAGGTGGCTTAAGAGCCTTAAATGCAAACTCTGCTAACTCAAAACACGGCGTTCTAACCCAAAGGCCGGGCGTCTTGAGCAATGATTTTTTTGTAAATCTTTTGGATATGTCCACAAAATGGCAGAAGTCTAGCGACAATGCCGCTGTATATGAAGGTATTGATCGAAAAACAGGTGCTAAAAAATGGTCAGCTACCTCTGTTGACTTGATTTTCGGTTCGCACTCCGAATTGAGATCCGTTGCTGAAGTATATGCTTCCGATGATGCAAAAGAAAAGTTTGTAAAAGACTTTGTCAATGCATGGAACAAAGTGATGATGTTAGATCGTTTTGATATCAAAAAGTA
- a CDS encoding TPM domain-containing protein has translation MRAFLLILCLNLFSLFFDSSLSARDVRALESRVTDEVGIISNEKIQAWEEILSAWEKERSDQIAIYIIPSLDGEVLEEYSLKVAETTKLGQSKEDNGILLLIVIEDRKARIEVGYGLEGVLTDVYCKRLLRNGVIPFFKEQRYEEGIDFALQEIFQVLENGESPPEPSWLEIFQTYPGIAEEAGFFMYIIGPFVMLILGMFAFLFAFHKEVNGIRHFIFIWIFFLLFPWILFGYTFWLVCNITYFILFIFVRLTRDRWKPIVILSDKITNNVHYTEGGINTSIAGYSSSGDSGFSGGGGSFGGGGASDSW, from the coding sequence ATGAGAGCTTTTTTACTCATACTTTGCCTTAACCTTTTTTCCCTTTTCTTTGATTCTTCATTGTCTGCTCGTGATGTCCGTGCTCTTGAGAGCCGAGTCACGGATGAGGTTGGGATCATAAGCAATGAAAAAATTCAGGCTTGGGAAGAAATTTTATCGGCTTGGGAAAAAGAGAGAAGTGACCAGATTGCAATCTACATCATTCCCTCTCTGGATGGCGAAGTCTTAGAAGAATACAGTCTCAAAGTAGCCGAGACAACAAAGTTGGGACAGTCCAAAGAAGATAACGGTATTTTGCTCCTCATTGTTATAGAAGATCGAAAGGCTAGGATAGAAGTTGGTTATGGACTCGAAGGCGTATTAACAGATGTTTATTGCAAACGTCTACTTCGCAATGGAGTGATTCCATTCTTTAAAGAGCAAAGATATGAAGAAGGAATAGACTTCGCGTTGCAAGAAATATTCCAAGTGCTAGAAAATGGTGAATCTCCTCCCGAACCAAGCTGGTTAGAAATTTTCCAGACTTATCCTGGGATAGCCGAAGAAGCTGGATTCTTTATGTACATAATAGGTCCATTTGTCATGTTAATCCTTGGAATGTTTGCCTTTCTTTTTGCTTTTCACAAAGAAGTTAATGGAATCCGACATTTCATTTTTATTTGGATATTCTTCTTACTATTCCCTTGGATTTTATTTGGTTATACATTCTGGCTCGTTTGCAATATCACTTATTTTATTCTCTTTATATTTGTTCGACTCACTCGAGATCGCTGGAAACCTATCGTCATACTTTCAGACAAAATCACAAATAATGTGCATTATACGGAAGGTGGTATTAACACCAGTATCGCTGGCTACAGTTCTTCTGGCGATAGTGGCTTCAGCGGAGGAGGCGGAAGTTTTGGCGGCGGCGGCGCAAGTGATAGCTGGTGA